From a single Pseudobutyrivibrio xylanivorans genomic region:
- a CDS encoding carbohydrate ABC transporter permease yields the protein MNKKSKVVSYNKWGYIFLIPFVVIFLIFQMIPLVSTIYNSFFENYRSGLTQIGPNFIGLQNYATIITNGDLPTYFVNTMIMWIMGFIPQIVLSLLLGAWFTDPSLRLKCQTFFKTVIYLPNLIMASAFAMLFFTLFSDSGPINSMLIQMGVFKEAYKFMGNEWSVRTLIATMNCLMWFGNTTILLMAGMLGIDPSLFEAAQVDGATSTQIFYRITLPLLKPILIFVMITSLIGGLQMFDVPQILTNGTGDPMRSSMTLIMYLNKHLFSKNYGLAGALSVFLFVITGILSLIVFKFTNSEKVK from the coding sequence ATGAACAAGAAGAGCAAAGTAGTAAGCTACAATAAATGGGGATACATTTTCTTAATACCGTTTGTTGTTATCTTTTTAATTTTCCAGATGATACCTCTGGTATCTACCATTTACAATTCGTTTTTTGAGAATTACCGTTCAGGTCTTACTCAGATTGGTCCTAATTTCATAGGGCTTCAGAATTATGCGACAATCATCACAAATGGTGATTTACCTACTTATTTTGTTAATACAATGATTATGTGGATTATGGGATTCATTCCACAAATCGTTCTTTCATTACTTTTAGGTGCATGGTTTACAGATCCATCACTTAGATTAAAATGTCAAACATTTTTCAAAACGGTAATTTATTTACCAAACTTAATCATGGCTTCGGCTTTTGCAATGTTATTCTTTACATTGTTCTCAGATAGCGGCCCAATCAACTCAATGCTCATCCAGATGGGTGTATTTAAAGAAGCATACAAGTTTATGGGCAATGAGTGGTCAGTTCGTACATTGATTGCTACAATGAACTGCCTTATGTGGTTTGGAAATACGACAATTCTTCTGATGGCCGGGATGTTGGGTATCGACCCATCACTCTTTGAGGCTGCACAGGTAGATGGCGCTACATCTACTCAGATTTTCTATAGAATTACATTACCATTACTTAAGCCTATTCTTATTTTTGTTATGATTACATCGCTTATTGGTGGTTTACAGATGTTCGATGTTCCTCAGATTTTAACAAACGGAACTGGCGATCCAATGCGTTCATCAATGACACTTATTATGTATTTGAATAAGCATCTGTTCAGCAAGAACTATGGTTTGGCTGGTGCGCTTTCAGTATTCCTGTTTGTAATAACTGGTATATTGAGCTTGATTGTGTTCAAGTTTACAAATTCAGAAAAGGTTAAATAG
- a CDS encoding carbohydrate ABC transporter permease has product MDMAATNTTSIAGQQEKGASVHARRFISYIVLILVSFLCLFWFYVLFINATRSNSELSLGFTPFPSTHLVENWVNLRSGTLPIFNGMINSLVIALLTAGLATYFSAMTAYAIHAYDFKGKKFMFTFILMIMMIPTQVTVLGFLQLIGKMGLDNNALALIVPAIASPAVFFYMKQYMDSTLPLSLVEAARIDGSGEFRTFNQIVVPLMKPAIAVQAIFSFVGSWNNYFTPALVLHDDTKKTLPILLAQLRSADWLKFDMGQVYMMIAFSIFPVIIVYLIFSKHIVGGVTLGGVKG; this is encoded by the coding sequence ATGGATATGGCAGCAACTAATACAACAAGTATAGCTGGACAGCAGGAAAAAGGTGCATCTGTTCACGCTAGAAGATTTATTTCATACATAGTATTAATTCTAGTATCCTTCTTGTGCCTGTTTTGGTTTTATGTATTGTTTATCAATGCTACAAGAAGTAACTCTGAATTAAGCTTGGGCTTCACTCCGTTCCCGAGCACACATCTGGTAGAAAACTGGGTAAACCTTAGAAGTGGAACATTACCTATCTTTAATGGTATGATTAACTCTCTGGTAATTGCTTTGCTTACAGCAGGCCTTGCAACCTATTTCTCAGCAATGACTGCTTATGCAATTCATGCTTATGATTTCAAGGGTAAGAAGTTTATGTTTACTTTTATCCTTATGATTATGATGATTCCAACACAGGTTACTGTTCTTGGTTTCTTACAGTTAATTGGCAAGATGGGACTTGATAACAATGCACTTGCACTTATCGTTCCTGCGATTGCATCACCAGCTGTATTCTTCTATATGAAGCAATACATGGATTCTACACTTCCTCTTTCTCTTGTAGAGGCAGCCAGAATCGATGGCTCTGGTGAGTTTAGAACCTTTAATCAGATTGTTGTACCACTTATGAAGCCAGCTATTGCTGTACAGGCAATTTTTAGTTTCGTAGGTAGCTGGAATAACTACTTCACTCCAGCGCTTGTACTTCATGATGATACAAAGAAGACTCTTCCTATTCTTTTAGCTCAGCTTCGTTCTGCTGACTGGCTTAAGTTTGATATGGGACAGGTTTACATGATGATTGCATTCTCAATCTTCCCTGTAATCATTGTTTACCTTATTTTCTCTAAGCATATTGTTGGTGGAGTTACACTTGGTGGTGTTAAAGGTTAA
- the rplJ gene encoding 50S ribosomal protein L10, whose protein sequence is MAKVELKQPIVDEISAQVKDAASVVVVDARGLTVAEDTQLRKQLREAGVTYKVYKNTLMKRAFEGTDFAALDEVLEGPSAIAVSKDDATAPARILAKFGKTAQNLEIKAGVVEGTFYDAKGMQAVAAVPSREELLSKLLGSLQSPITNFARVLNQIAEQGGASTEAPAAEAEAPAEEPAEAPAE, encoded by the coding sequence GTGGCAAAAGTTGAATTAAAGCAGCCAATCGTTGACGAGATTTCAGCACAGGTTAAAGATGCAGCTTCAGTTGTAGTTGTTGATGCTCGTGGACTTACAGTTGCAGAAGACACACAGTTACGTAAGCAGCTTCGTGAAGCAGGCGTTACATATAAGGTTTACAAGAACACACTTATGAAGCGCGCTTTCGAAGGAACTGACTTTGCAGCCCTTGACGAAGTTCTTGAAGGACCTAGCGCAATCGCTGTTTCAAAGGATGACGCTACAGCTCCAGCAAGAATTCTTGCTAAGTTTGGTAAGACAGCACAGAACCTTGAGATCAAGGCTGGTGTTGTTGAGGGAACTTTCTATGATGCAAAGGGAATGCAGGCAGTTGCAGCAGTACCAAGCAGAGAGGAACTTCTTTCAAAGTTACTTGGAAGCTTACAGTCACCAATCACAAACTTCGCTCGTGTTCTCAACCAGATCGCAGAGCAGGGTGGTGCATCTACAGAGGCTCCTGCAGCAGAGGCAGAGGCACCAGCAGAGGAGCCAGCTGAGGCTCCAGCAGAGTAA
- the rplA gene encoding 50S ribosomal protein L1, whose amino-acid sequence MKRGKKYVAAAQSYDKSVAYDPAEAISQVKKNATAKFDETIEAHIRTGCDGRHAEQQIRGAVVLPHGTGKTVRVLVFAKGAKLDEAQAAGADFVGGEELIPKIQNEGWAEFDSVVATPDMMGVVGRLGRVLGPRGLMPNPKAGTVTMDVAKAVEEIKAGKIEYRLDKTNIIHVPIGKASFSEEQLADNFQTLMDAINKAKPSSLKGQYIKSISLAPTMGPGVKLNVAKVSN is encoded by the coding sequence ATGAAAAGAGGAAAGAAATACGTTGCAGCTGCACAGTCATACGATAAGTCAGTTGCATACGATCCAGCAGAAGCAATCTCTCAGGTAAAGAAGAATGCTACTGCAAAATTTGATGAGACAATTGAGGCTCATATCAGAACTGGTTGTGACGGACGTCACGCAGAGCAGCAGATCCGTGGTGCTGTTGTACTTCCACACGGAACAGGTAAGACAGTACGAGTTTTAGTATTCGCTAAGGGTGCTAAGCTTGACGAGGCTCAGGCTGCTGGTGCTGATTTCGTTGGCGGCGAGGAGCTTATCCCAAAGATCCAGAACGAAGGTTGGGCTGAGTTCGATTCAGTAGTTGCTACTCCAGACATGATGGGTGTTGTTGGTCGTCTTGGTCGTGTACTTGGACCTAGAGGATTAATGCCAAACCCAAAGGCTGGTACAGTTACTATGGATGTTGCTAAGGCTGTTGAGGAAATCAAGGCAGGTAAGATTGAGTATAGACTTGATAAGACAAACATTATCCATGTACCTATCGGAAAGGCTTCTTTCTCAGAGGAGCAGTTAGCGGACAACTTCCAGACTCTTATGGATGCAATCAACAAGGCTAAGCCATCAAGCTTAAAGGGTCAGTACATTAAGAGCATTTCACTTGCTCCTACAATGGGACCTGGCGTTAAGCTTAATGTTGCAAAGGTTTCAAACTAA
- the nusG gene encoding transcription termination/antitermination protein NusG, with product MAEAKWYVVHTYSGYENKVKTNIEKAIETQHLEEQILDVRVPMVEVTETKDGVKKQVSKKMYPGYVLIEMIMNDETWYVVRNTRGVTGFVGPGSKPVPLSEAEVKAYLLGDNTEKVNVEVDFEVGDTLSVIDGTWKDTVGVVKSINAKKQTVTISVEMFGRETPVEIDFTDVRKMD from the coding sequence ATGGCAGAGGCAAAGTGGTATGTAGTTCATACTTACTCAGGCTATGAGAACAAAGTCAAGACAAACATTGAAAAGGCTATCGAGACACAGCATCTCGAGGAGCAGATTCTTGATGTACGCGTACCTATGGTTGAGGTTACTGAGACAAAGGATGGCGTTAAAAAGCAAGTTTCAAAGAAGATGTACCCTGGTTACGTTCTTATTGAGATGATTATGAACGATGAGACCTGGTACGTTGTCAGAAATACCAGAGGTGTTACAGGCTTCGTAGGACCAGGAAGCAAGCCAGTGCCATTGTCAGAGGCAGAAGTTAAGGCTTACTTACTAGGTGATAACACAGAAAAAGTTAACGTTGAGGTTGATTTCGAAGTCGGAGATACTCTTAGTGTCATCGATGGTACCTGGAAAGATACCGTTGGCGTTGTTAAGTCTATCAATGCTAAGAAACAGACTGTTACCATCAGCGTTGAAATGTTCGGACGTGAAACTCCAGTTGAGATTGATTTCACGGACGTACGCAAGATGGATTAG
- a CDS encoding carbohydrate ABC transporter substrate-binding protein, with amino-acid sequence MKRRLVSLLAIATMTATMFAACGSSDTAATDTAAPADDTATVEAPAEETAELPEDTGKVLNIQCWNDEFQSRLKSHYPGYEEVDATHGKIGDVDVVWTITPSTDNAYQNNLDEALLAQESAAADDKVDLFLVEADYALKYVDTDYAMALSDLGITDADLADQYTYTQSIVTDSNGKLKGSSWQACSAGLIYNREAAKEVLGTDDPDEVQAAVANWDKYNETAAKVAEAGYTMCSANDTFRVYSNNVSGKWVQDGKVVIDKNIEKWIDDSKALVDSKAEDTDDLWGDDWAKGKNPEGKVFCYFGPAWFFNFCLNADDDASIASKGGWGYCVGPQSYYWGGTWICAATGTDNANLVKDIILTMTTDKAVLKDIATQDQDCVNSKSVLADLAGSDDGNIALLGGQNPYKQLADGAEKVDLSNISAYDQGCNEEIQKAAKNYFQGNATKDEALDMFKKAIVEKYPELTAD; translated from the coding sequence ATGAAAAGAAGATTAGTTAGTTTGCTAGCAATAGCAACAATGACAGCAACAATGTTTGCTGCATGCGGAAGCTCAGACACAGCAGCTACAGACACAGCGGCACCTGCTGATGACACAGCTACTGTAGAGGCTCCAGCTGAGGAAACAGCAGAGCTTCCAGAGGACACAGGTAAGGTCCTCAACATCCAGTGCTGGAATGATGAGTTCCAGTCAAGACTTAAGTCACACTATCCTGGATACGAAGAGGTTGACGCTACTCATGGTAAGATTGGTGATGTTGATGTAGTTTGGACAATCACACCATCTACAGACAATGCATACCAGAACAACCTTGACGAGGCACTTCTCGCTCAGGAGTCAGCAGCAGCTGATGATAAGGTTGACTTATTCTTAGTAGAAGCTGATTATGCTCTTAAGTATGTTGACACAGATTATGCAATGGCATTATCAGATCTCGGTATTACAGATGCTGACCTTGCAGATCAGTACACATATACACAGTCAATCGTTACAGATAGCAACGGCAAGTTAAAGGGCTCTTCATGGCAGGCTTGCTCAGCTGGTCTTATCTACAACAGAGAAGCAGCTAAGGAAGTTCTTGGCACAGACGATCCTGATGAAGTACAGGCAGCTGTAGCTAACTGGGATAAGTATAATGAGACAGCAGCTAAGGTTGCTGAGGCAGGCTACACAATGTGCTCTGCAAACGATACATTCCGTGTTTACTCTAACAACGTTTCTGGCAAGTGGGTACAGGACGGCAAGGTTGTTATAGATAAGAACATTGAGAAGTGGATCGATGATTCTAAGGCTCTTGTAGATTCAAAGGCTGAGGATACAGATGATCTTTGGGGTGATGACTGGGCAAAGGGTAAGAACCCAGAAGGAAAGGTATTCTGCTACTTTGGACCAGCTTGGTTCTTCAACTTCTGCCTTAACGCAGATGATGATGCTTCAATCGCTAGCAAGGGCGGCTGGGGCTACTGCGTAGGACCACAGTCTTACTACTGGGGTGGTACATGGATCTGCGCTGCAACAGGTACAGACAATGCTAACCTTGTAAAGGACATCATTCTTACAATGACAACAGATAAGGCAGTTCTTAAGGACATCGCTACACAGGATCAGGATTGTGTAAACAGCAAGTCTGTTCTTGCAGACCTTGCAGGTTCTGATGATGGTAACATCGCACTCCTTGGCGGACAGAACCCATACAAGCAGCTCGCTGATGGTGCTGAGAAGGTGGACCTTTCAAATATCTCAGCTTATGATCAGGGATGTAACGAGGAAATCCAGAAGGCAGCAAAGAACTACTTCCAGGGCAACGCTACAAAGGATGAGGCTCTTGATATGTTCAAGAAGGCAATCGTTGAGAAGTATCCAGAGCTTACAGCTGACTAA
- a CDS encoding LacI family DNA-binding transcriptional regulator: MVSLKDIASECGVSIATVSKALNDHSDIGAETKIRIRRAAKEMGYVPNAAAKSMKTNRTHNIGVLFMDEANSGLTHDFFAGVLESFKREVEREGYDITFVSNDRSKPGRASYLEHARYRRFDGVIIANVHFDDPEVVELVKSNIPVVTIDHIYNETTTILSDNVGGMSDLVDFVIAAGHTRIAYIHGAESATTNLRLTTFHKKLEEYGIDIPEEYIKESPYRDTHGAYERTLELLKLRTRPTCIFYPDDYATYGGMRAISERGLKIPDDISVVGFDGIKVARHIRPRLTTYRQNTEDLGTLAAKNLVDLIERPKTTLIQQIVVKGNLLEGDTLKKLN; this comes from the coding sequence ATGGTTTCATTGAAAGACATTGCATCAGAGTGTGGCGTATCAATAGCTACAGTAAGTAAGGCGTTAAACGACCACAGTGATATTGGTGCAGAGACTAAGATTAGAATTCGAAGAGCTGCCAAAGAAATGGGATATGTTCCTAATGCAGCAGCAAAATCGATGAAAACGAATCGCACTCATAATATAGGAGTCCTTTTTATGGACGAAGCAAACAGCGGTTTGACACACGATTTCTTCGCAGGAGTATTAGAAAGCTTTAAGAGAGAGGTAGAACGAGAGGGTTACGACATTACCTTCGTTTCAAATGATAGAAGTAAACCTGGCAGGGCTTCATATTTAGAACATGCCAGATACAGAAGATTTGATGGTGTGATTATTGCAAATGTTCATTTTGATGATCCGGAGGTTGTAGAACTTGTTAAGAGCAACATCCCAGTAGTCACCATTGATCACATATATAATGAAACAACCACGATTCTTTCTGATAATGTGGGAGGTATGTCAGATTTAGTTGATTTTGTCATTGCGGCAGGACATACAAGAATCGCTTATATACATGGTGCTGAATCAGCCACAACAAATTTACGACTCACTACCTTCCATAAGAAGTTGGAGGAATATGGAATCGATATTCCAGAGGAATATATAAAGGAATCTCCTTACAGAGATACACACGGTGCATATGAAAGAACACTGGAGCTACTTAAGCTTCGAACAAGACCTACCTGCATCTTCTATCCGGATGATTATGCTACCTATGGCGGGATGAGAGCAATTTCGGAGAGAGGATTAAAGATTCCAGATGATATATCAGTTGTTGGCTTTGATGGAATTAAGGTGGCAAGACACATTAGACCACGTCTTACAACATACCGTCAGAATACTGAGGATCTTGGAACCTTAGCAGCAAAGAATCTTGTAGATTTAATCGAAAGACCTAAAACAACATTAATCCAACAGATTGTTGTTAAGGGCAACTTGCTTGAAGGGGATACCCTTAAAAAGCTTAACTAA
- the rpmG gene encoding 50S ribosomal protein L33, protein MRTKITLACTECKQRNYNMTKDKKTHPDRMETKKYCRFCKTHTLHKETK, encoded by the coding sequence GTGCGCACAAAGATAACATTAGCTTGTACAGAATGCAAGCAGCGTAATTACAACATGACAAAAGACAAGAAGACACACCCTGACAGAATGGAAACAAAGAAGTACTGCAGATTCTGCAAGACTCACACATTACACAAAGAGACTAAATAG
- the rplK gene encoding 50S ribosomal protein L11, translated as MAKKIEGYIKLQIPAGKATPAPPVGPALGQHGVNIVEFTKQFNAKTADMGDTIVPTIITVYADRSFSFITKTPPAAVLIKKACKIQKASGTPNKTKVAKITKAQIQEIAETKMPDLNAASLEAAMSMIEGTCRSMGVEVVE; from the coding sequence ATGGCAAAGAAAATCGAAGGCTATATCAAGTTGCAGATTCCAGCAGGCAAGGCTACACCAGCCCCACCAGTTGGTCCAGCACTTGGTCAGCATGGTGTAAACATTGTGGAGTTTACAAAGCAGTTTAACGCAAAGACAGCAGATATGGGCGATACAATCGTTCCTACAATCATCACTGTTTATGCAGATAGAAGCTTCAGCTTCATCACAAAGACTCCACCAGCAGCAGTTCTTATTAAGAAGGCTTGCAAGATCCAGAAGGCATCTGGCACACCTAATAAGACAAAGGTTGCTAAGATCACAAAGGCTCAGATTCAGGAGATCGCAGAGACAAAGATGCCTGATCTTAACGCAGCTTCACTTGAGGCAGCTATGAGCATGATCGAGGGAACATGTAGATCAATGGGCGTTGAGGTTGTAGAGTAA
- a CDS encoding GH36-type glycosyl hydrolase domain-containing protein: protein MKYGFFDDNNKEYVITTPKTPLPWINYLGCKDFFTLLSNTCGGYTFYKDAKLLRMTRYRYNDTTPDTNGKYFYIKDGDTIWNPGWQPTKTELDSYECRHGIGYSKFTGVKNDVEAALVTFVPINDPVELTKVTLTNKGNAKKDIQLFSYVEWCLWNADDDMKNYQRNLSIGEVEVVDSTIYHKTEYRERRNHYAVYSVNADIDGFETSRDEFRGAYNGPDKPAAVIEGKLHNTIASGWYPIASHQLNVSLNPGESKTFVFALGYIENDEDDKWAAPGIINKKKAHALLSKYQTTEDFDKAFAELCSYWDGLLSKFHIASKDEHVNRMVNIWNQYQCMVTFNMSRSASYYETGIGRGMGFRDSCQDLLGFVHLIPDRARERIIDIASTQFQDGSAYHQYQPLTKKGNSDIGSGFNDDPLWLIAGTSAYIRETGDTSILKEMVPYDNDMSVATTLMEHLKRSFDYIVNHKGPHDLPLIGRADWNDCLNLNCFSEHPGESFQCFGPSEGPVAESVFIAGMFVKYGREYAALCKLMGDSAEEARVLGEVDKMTAAIEKDGWDGEWFVRAYDAYSHKVGSKECDEGKIYIEPQGMCVMAGVGVDDGNAKKALDSVKEKLDTKYGVMILQPAYTRYHLELGEITSYPPGYKENAGIFCHNNPWISIAETCIGRGDRAFEVYKKTCPSYIEDISEIHRTEPYVYSQMVAGADAKFHGEAKNSWLTGTAAWTFTNISQYILGIYPTLEGLSVNPCTPAEFGDFNVTRVYRGVTYNIEIKNPNKVQKGVASLLVDGKEIEGNIIPFDGSKKTVSVVATMQ, encoded by the coding sequence ATGAAATACGGATTTTTCGATGATAACAATAAAGAATATGTTATCACAACTCCAAAGACTCCTTTGCCATGGATTAATTATCTAGGCTGCAAGGATTTCTTTACATTATTATCTAATACTTGCGGAGGTTATACCTTCTACAAAGATGCAAAGCTTCTTCGTATGACTAGATATCGTTATAATGATACAACTCCAGATACAAATGGTAAGTATTTCTATATTAAGGATGGCGACACAATCTGGAACCCAGGCTGGCAGCCAACCAAGACTGAGCTTGATTCTTACGAGTGTCGTCATGGTATTGGATACAGCAAATTCACAGGAGTTAAGAACGATGTTGAAGCAGCTCTTGTTACATTCGTTCCTATAAATGATCCTGTTGAGCTTACAAAAGTTACTCTTACTAATAAGGGTAATGCCAAGAAAGATATTCAGCTCTTCTCTTACGTTGAGTGGTGTCTTTGGAACGCAGATGATGATATGAAAAATTATCAGCGTAACCTTTCAATTGGTGAGGTTGAGGTTGTTGATTCTACTATTTATCACAAGACTGAATATAGAGAGCGTCGCAATCATTACGCTGTTTATTCAGTAAATGCCGATATCGATGGTTTCGAAACAAGCAGAGATGAGTTCAGAGGCGCTTACAACGGACCTGACAAGCCAGCTGCTGTTATCGAAGGAAAGCTTCACAACACAATCGCTTCTGGGTGGTATCCAATCGCTTCTCACCAGCTTAATGTTTCTCTTAATCCAGGAGAATCTAAAACCTTTGTATTTGCACTTGGTTATATTGAAAATGACGAGGATGACAAGTGGGCTGCACCAGGCATCATTAATAAGAAGAAAGCTCACGCTCTTCTTTCTAAATATCAAACTACTGAGGATTTCGATAAAGCTTTTGCAGAGCTCTGTAGCTATTGGGACGGTCTTCTCAGCAAGTTCCACATTGCTTCAAAGGATGAGCATGTAAACCGCATGGTTAACATTTGGAACCAGTATCAGTGTATGGTCACATTCAACATGTCACGTTCTGCTTCTTACTATGAGACTGGTATCGGACGTGGAATGGGATTTAGAGATTCTTGTCAGGATCTTCTTGGATTCGTTCATCTTATTCCAGACCGTGCAAGAGAGCGTATTATTGATATTGCTTCTACACAGTTCCAGGATGGCTCTGCTTACCACCAGTATCAGCCACTCACAAAGAAGGGTAACTCTGATATCGGTTCAGGCTTCAATGACGACCCACTTTGGCTCATTGCTGGAACATCAGCTTACATCCGTGAGACAGGTGATACTTCAATCCTTAAGGAGATGGTTCCATACGACAACGATATGTCTGTTGCAACCACTCTTATGGAGCACTTAAAGCGTTCATTTGATTACATCGTAAACCACAAGGGTCCTCACGATCTTCCACTTATTGGTCGTGCTGACTGGAACGACTGCTTGAATCTTAACTGCTTCTCTGAGCATCCAGGAGAGAGCTTCCAGTGCTTCGGCCCTTCTGAAGGACCAGTTGCTGAATCAGTATTCATCGCTGGTATGTTTGTAAAATATGGTAGAGAGTATGCAGCTCTCTGCAAGCTTATGGGTGATTCTGCTGAGGAAGCAAGAGTTCTCGGCGAAGTTGACAAGATGACTGCTGCTATCGAGAAGGATGGCTGGGACGGCGAGTGGTTCGTACGTGCTTATGATGCATACAGCCATAAGGTTGGTTCTAAGGAATGTGACGAGGGAAAGATTTACATCGAACCTCAGGGTATGTGCGTAATGGCTGGTGTTGGCGTTGATGATGGCAACGCTAAGAAGGCTCTTGATTCGGTTAAAGAGAAGCTTGATACAAAGTACGGTGTTATGATTCTTCAGCCAGCTTATACCAGATATCATCTAGAGCTTGGTGAAATCACATCATATCCACCAGGATACAAGGAGAATGCTGGTATCTTCTGCCATAACAATCCATGGATTTCTATTGCAGAGACATGCATTGGCAGAGGTGATAGAGCATTCGAGGTATACAAGAAGACATGTCCTTCATACATTGAGGATATCTCAGAGATTCACAGAACTGAGCCTTATGTATACTCACAGATGGTAGCTGGCGCAGACGCTAAGTTCCATGGTGAGGCGAAGAATAGCTGGCTTACAGGTACAGCTGCTTGGACATTTACAAATATCTCTCAGTACATTTTAGGTATTTATCCTACACTTGAGGGACTTTCTGTTAACCCATGTACTCCTGCAGAGTTCGGAGATTTCAATGTAACTCGTGTTTACCGCGGCGTTACTTACAACATCGAAATCAAGAACCCTAACAAGGTACAAAAGGGTGTTGCAAGCTTGCTTGTTGACGGAAAAGAAATAGAAGGAAATATTATTCCATTTGATGGCAGCAAGAAGACAGTTAGTGTCGTTGCAACCATGCAGTAA
- the rplL gene encoding 50S ribosomal protein L7/L12 yields MAKMTTEEFIAAIKELSVLELNDLVKACEEEFGVSAAAGVVVAAAAGDAAAAEEKDEFDVELTEVGSEKVKVIKVVREATGLGLKEAKELVDGAPKLIKEAADKATAESIKAQLEEIGAKVTLK; encoded by the coding sequence ATGGCAAAGATGACAACAGAAGAGTTTATCGCAGCTATTAAAGAGCTTAGCGTATTAGAGTTAAATGACCTTGTAAAGGCATGTGAGGAAGAGTTCGGCGTTTCTGCAGCAGCAGGCGTTGTAGTTGCAGCAGCAGCTGGCGATGCAGCAGCAGCTGAGGAGAAGGATGAGTTCGACGTAGAGCTTACAGAAGTAGGTTCTGAGAAGGTTAAGGTTATCAAGGTTGTTCGTGAGGCAACTGGCCTTGGTCTTAAGGAAGCTAAGGAGCTCGTTGATGGCGCTCCTAAGCTCATCAAGGAAGCAGCTGACAAGGCTACAGCAGAGTCAATCAAGGCTCAGCTTGAGGAGATCGGTGCAAAGGTTACTCTTAAGTAA
- a CDS encoding RluA family pseudouridine synthase: MDRQLIYTIENEADGLPIDKYLKTQGYSSANITAVKKMPNNVVVNDEWVHMNRRLSSGEILTVNIHEEESSEKIPPVEIPLDIVYEDEDIIVINKPAGLPIHPSLNHYEDSLANGLAYYYASQGKPFIFRCANRLDKNTSGLTVIAKHLVSANILSTMVKNREFHREYYAIVRECLEPVSGTIDAPIGRVDDSIITRQVDFENGERAVTHYKVIKEENGHSLVSIHLETGRTHQIRVHFKYIGHPLIGDHLYNPDMEYMQRQALHSHKIEFRHPITKKAMEFVAPLPNDMSEIFNSSVP; encoded by the coding sequence ATGGACAGACAACTAATATATACAATTGAAAATGAAGCCGATGGCCTTCCTATAGATAAATATCTCAAGACTCAAGGTTATTCTTCTGCCAATATTACCGCAGTTAAGAAAATGCCAAACAACGTGGTAGTCAATGACGAATGGGTACATATGAACAGAAGACTTTCCTCAGGAGAGATTTTAACCGTAAACATTCATGAAGAAGAGTCCTCAGAGAAGATTCCACCTGTCGAGATTCCACTGGATATAGTTTATGAGGATGAAGATATTATCGTAATCAACAAGCCTGCTGGCTTGCCTATTCACCCAAGCCTTAATCATTATGAGGATTCCCTTGCAAACGGTCTCGCCTACTACTATGCATCTCAGGGAAAGCCATTCATTTTCCGCTGCGCCAACAGACTGGACAAGAATACCTCTGGGCTTACAGTAATAGCAAAACACCTTGTAAGCGCCAATATCCTATCTACAATGGTCAAAAACAGGGAATTCCATCGAGAATACTATGCAATAGTCAGAGAATGTTTAGAGCCTGTTTCTGGCACTATTGACGCCCCTATCGGACGTGTAGATGATTCTATTATCACCAGACAGGTTGATTTTGAAAATGGTGAACGAGCTGTCACACACTACAAGGTTATTAAAGAAGAAAACGGGCACAGCCTGGTTTCAATTCATCTTGAAACTGGTCGCACCCATCAAATTCGTGTTCATTTTAAATATATTGGCCACCCACTGATTGGGGACCACCTCTATAATCCAGATATGGAGTATATGCAGAGGCAAGCGCTACACTCGCATAAGATTGAGTTTAGACATCCTATAACAAAAAAGGCAATGGAGTTCGTAGCCCCACTGCCTAATGATATGTCTGAAATATTTAATTCATCTGTGCCTTAA
- the secE gene encoding preprotein translocase subunit SecE: MADEKNTKSGRFKGLKAEFNKIVWADPTDVSKQTTAVVAVSVVVALIIIVLDAVINKGVNILVNL, encoded by the coding sequence ATGGCAGACGAGAAGAACACTAAGTCAGGACGCTTTAAGGGTCTCAAGGCAGAGTTTAATAAGATTGTCTGGGCAGATCCAACAGACGTGTCAAAGCAGACAACAGCAGTTGTTGCTGTGTCAGTAGTTGTTGCGTTGATTATCATCGTATTAGATGCAGTAATCAACAAGGGTGTAAATATCCTAGTTAATTTATAA